A window from Micromonospora terminaliae encodes these proteins:
- a CDS encoding AfsR/SARP family transcriptional regulator — MWITTETLPEAVPPHPAGWRLRLLGGFALDRGGDPVALPATAQRLVAFLAVRGASDRARTAWSMWAGKPEDRASADLRTALWRLRKAAPGLLADSTGALALAAGVTVDTRSLAGRGPVDPEFLRRHAAAGCPDLLPGWYDDWVLMHRELLRHRALRALEDAAGAAIRGGDPAAGLGWALEAVAADALRESGHRLVLTAMLANGNVSDALRHANLVVRLLAEQLGVRPSPQFMALIDEARSRSAVAAGRARG, encoded by the coding sequence GTGTGGATCACCACGGAAACACTGCCGGAGGCCGTACCCCCGCACCCGGCCGGCTGGCGGCTGCGGCTGCTCGGCGGCTTCGCGCTCGACCGCGGCGGCGATCCGGTCGCCCTGCCCGCGACGGCGCAGCGGCTCGTGGCCTTCCTGGCCGTGCGCGGCGCGTCGGACCGGGCCCGCACGGCCTGGTCGATGTGGGCCGGCAAGCCGGAGGACCGGGCCTCGGCGGACCTGCGGACGGCGCTGTGGCGGCTGCGCAAGGCCGCACCCGGGCTGCTCGCCGACTCCACCGGCGCGCTGGCGCTGGCCGCCGGGGTGACGGTGGACACCCGCTCCCTCGCCGGCCGGGGCCCGGTCGACCCGGAGTTCTTGCGCCGGCACGCCGCCGCGGGCTGCCCCGACCTGCTCCCCGGCTGGTACGACGACTGGGTGCTGATGCACCGGGAGCTGCTGCGGCACCGGGCCTTGCGGGCGCTGGAGGACGCGGCCGGGGCGGCGATCCGGGGCGGTGACCCGGCCGCCGGGCTGGGCTGGGCGCTGGAGGCGGTCGCCGCGGACGCGCTGCGGGAGAGCGGGCACCGGCTCGTGCTCACCGCGATGCTGGCCAACGGGAACGTGAGCGACGCGCTGCGCCACGCGAATCTGGTGGTCCGGCTGCTCGCCGAGCAGTTGGGGGTGCGGCCCTCGCCTCAGTTCATGGCGCTGATCGACGAGGCGCGCTCACGGTCGGCCGTGGCCGCCGGGCGGGCGCGCGGGTAG
- a CDS encoding TraR/DksA family transcriptional regulator: MGTDLHDDRLTRLRATLSEDFAAQTARLTELTADTGDPGEAHTRAALIAATRQSLGQIGDALRRMADGGYGRCERCAAPIPVERLEVLPHATLCVPCQQKHG; this comes from the coding sequence ATGGGCACCGACCTGCACGACGACCGGCTCACCCGCCTGCGGGCCACGCTGAGCGAGGACTTCGCGGCGCAGACGGCCCGGTTGACCGAACTCACGGCGGACACCGGCGACCCCGGCGAGGCGCACACCCGGGCCGCGTTGATCGCGGCCACCCGGCAGAGCCTGGGGCAGATCGGCGACGCGCTGCGCCGCATGGCCGACGGCGGCTACGGCCGCTGCGAGCGGTGCGCCGCGCCGATCCCGGTGGAGCGGCTGGAGGTGCTGCCGCACGCCACCCTCTGCGTGCCCTGCCAGCAGAAGCACGGCTGA
- a CDS encoding GNAT family N-acetyltransferase, with protein MTSARTVRTARPADVTALVDLVESAYRGERSRAGWTTEADLLAGQRTDPDMVAEAVSGPDGTVLVVEDATGIVACCHLERRDDHVYFGMFAVTPGRQGGGLGRDLLAEAERYAREQWHGGELRMTVITQRADLIAWYERRGYVRTGELSPFPYGDERFGVPLRPDLAFETLRKKLG; from the coding sequence ATGACCAGCGCGCGTACCGTCCGCACCGCCCGTCCCGCCGACGTGACGGCCCTCGTCGACCTGGTGGAGTCGGCGTATCGCGGGGAGCGCAGCCGGGCCGGCTGGACCACCGAGGCCGACCTGCTCGCCGGCCAGCGCACCGACCCGGACATGGTGGCCGAGGCGGTGTCGGGCCCGGATGGCACGGTGCTCGTGGTCGAGGACGCCACGGGGATCGTCGCCTGCTGCCACCTGGAGCGCCGCGACGACCACGTCTACTTCGGGATGTTCGCGGTGACGCCGGGGCGGCAGGGCGGCGGGCTGGGTCGCGACCTGCTGGCCGAGGCCGAGCGCTACGCGCGGGAGCAGTGGCACGGCGGCGAGTTGCGGATGACCGTGATCACGCAGCGGGCCGATCTGATCGCCTGGTACGAGCGGCGCGGCTACGTCCGCACCGGCGAGCTGAGCCCCTTCCCGTACGGCGACGAGCGGTTCGGCGTGCCGCTGCGACCGGACCTCGCGTTCGAGACCCTGCGCAAGAAGCTGGGCTGA
- a CDS encoding DUF4326 domain-containing protein, translating to MRATTVVNLKGHRDDPAYADVIYVGRAMSRGGWRLPQSPLSSPYRPGPDGTRDEVIEKYRAYLLGRPDLLALLPDLRGRRLGCWCVPERCHAEVIAELADAPPR from the coding sequence ATGCGGGCAACCACCGTCGTCAACCTCAAGGGCCACCGGGACGACCCGGCGTACGCCGACGTGATCTACGTCGGGCGGGCCATGTCGCGCGGCGGCTGGCGGCTGCCGCAGTCCCCGCTGTCCAGCCCGTACCGCCCCGGCCCGGACGGCACCCGGGACGAGGTGATCGAGAAGTACCGGGCGTACCTGCTGGGCCGGCCCGACCTGCTCGCGCTGCTGCCCGACCTGCGCGGGCGCCGGCTCGGCTGCTGGTGCGTACCGGAACGCTGCCACGCCGAGGTGATCGCCGAACTCGCCGACGCGCCGCCCCGCTGA
- a CDS encoding LacI family DNA-binding transcriptional regulator has translation MPRPGPRLRLVDVAERAGVSLATASRALAGREGVSEEVARHVRQVSRELGYVANPYARTLAGGASTTVGLIVHQIDDPYFSEIASGVLQVAAEEGLLVQIAHSGRDPENELRQLRHLIAQQVGIILIAGSGYDDPRVEAEARAELAGFQRAGGRVAVIGRHALGVDAVVPDNEAGGRDIGAHLLALGHRRIAVAAGTPGLTTVADRLAGVTAALAAHGHSPDDLAVVHSDFTRDGGRVATERILHYHPESTAIIALNDAMAIGVLSVLRSRRIPVPERVSVVGFDDVSVAADLAPSLTTVRLPMTEMGRMALTLALKPRSTRPRRRSTGHTLIVRDSTGPAPAPGA, from the coding sequence ATGCCCCGACCCGGACCACGGTTGCGTCTCGTCGACGTGGCGGAACGCGCCGGCGTCTCGCTGGCGACCGCCTCCCGCGCCCTCGCCGGCCGGGAGGGCGTGAGCGAGGAGGTGGCCCGGCACGTCCGGCAGGTCTCCCGGGAACTCGGCTACGTCGCCAACCCGTACGCCCGCACACTCGCCGGCGGCGCGAGCACCACCGTCGGCCTGATCGTCCACCAGATCGACGACCCGTACTTCTCCGAGATCGCCAGCGGCGTCCTCCAGGTCGCCGCCGAGGAGGGGCTGCTCGTCCAGATCGCACACTCCGGACGCGACCCGGAGAACGAGCTGCGCCAGCTACGGCACCTCATCGCCCAGCAGGTCGGGATCATCCTCATCGCCGGCTCCGGCTACGACGACCCGCGCGTCGAGGCCGAGGCCCGCGCAGAGCTGGCCGGCTTCCAGCGGGCCGGCGGCCGGGTCGCGGTCATCGGGCGGCACGCCCTGGGCGTCGATGCGGTGGTGCCGGACAATGAGGCCGGTGGCCGCGACATCGGCGCCCACCTGCTGGCCCTCGGGCACCGGCGGATCGCCGTCGCCGCCGGCACCCCCGGGCTGACCACCGTGGCCGACCGGCTCGCCGGGGTGACCGCCGCGCTCGCCGCGCACGGGCACTCCCCCGACGACCTGGCCGTCGTCCACTCCGACTTCACCCGCGACGGCGGCCGGGTGGCCACCGAGCGGATCCTGCACTACCACCCGGAGAGCACCGCGATCATCGCGCTCAACGACGCCATGGCGATCGGCGTGCTGTCCGTCCTGCGGTCCCGGCGGATCCCGGTGCCGGAGCGCGTGTCGGTGGTCGGCTTCGACGACGTGTCCGTCGCCGCCGACCTGGCGCCCAGCCTCACCACCGTCCGGCTGCCGATGACCGAGATGGGGCGGATGGCGCTGACCCTCGCGCTGAAGCCGAGGTCGACCCGGCCGCGGCGGCGCTCCACCGGTCACACGCTGATCGTCCGCGACTCCACCGGCCCGGCGCCCGCGCCCGGCGCCTGA
- a CDS encoding LamG-like jellyroll fold domain-containing protein, with the protein MRRPRRAALAATAALALALTAAASPARADRPGPHDVHPALWPHLVAFYDFDHPVDGDPALERDLGRSGTEIELVNGGTAMRVPDQAYKGSGDALQTRQVNPQAAGNDDWKAGIWSSSGVRTLRAFSGAEGTTVMGWFKRDMDGPALNSVTANPTDRYNAIGLAGVLTGDSDGHGVRALLELIDVSGELRLVALGRRVDGGASQTFAANEDWRTLLPKGEWVHLAATYDFTSGTMALYRNGEPVDGFYTTAGDPWQLNGPGPHVTSATDSRGIKIGGSFPQNNLERNPCDCRMDGLMFLDSVIPAGDIAKQYRYMAR; encoded by the coding sequence ATGAGAAGACCTCGACGCGCCGCTCTTGCCGCCACCGCCGCGCTGGCGCTGGCGCTCACCGCGGCCGCGAGCCCGGCCCGCGCCGACCGGCCCGGACCGCACGACGTCCACCCCGCCCTCTGGCCGCACCTGGTGGCCTTCTACGACTTCGACCACCCGGTGGACGGCGACCCCGCGCTCGAGCGGGACCTGGGCCGTTCCGGCACCGAGATCGAGCTGGTCAACGGTGGCACGGCCATGCGGGTGCCCGACCAGGCGTACAAGGGCAGCGGCGACGCGCTGCAGACCCGGCAGGTCAACCCGCAGGCCGCCGGCAACGACGACTGGAAGGCGGGCATCTGGTCGTCCAGTGGCGTCCGGACGCTGCGCGCGTTCAGCGGCGCCGAGGGCACGACCGTGATGGGCTGGTTCAAGCGGGACATGGACGGCCCGGCCTTGAACTCGGTCACCGCCAACCCGACCGACCGGTACAACGCCATCGGCCTGGCCGGTGTGCTGACCGGCGACTCCGACGGGCACGGCGTGCGGGCCCTGTTGGAACTCATCGACGTGAGCGGTGAGCTGCGCCTGGTCGCGCTCGGCCGCCGCGTCGACGGCGGCGCCTCGCAGACCTTCGCGGCCAACGAGGACTGGCGGACCCTGCTGCCGAAGGGGGAGTGGGTGCACCTCGCCGCCACCTACGACTTCACCAGCGGCACCATGGCCCTCTACCGCAACGGCGAGCCGGTCGACGGCTTCTACACCACCGCCGGCGACCCGTGGCAGCTCAACGGCCCCGGCCCGCACGTCACCAGCGCCACCGACTCCCGCGGCATCAAGATCGGCGGCAGCTTCCCGCAGAACAACCTGGAACGAAACCCGTGCGACTGCCGCATGGACGGCCTCATGTTCCTCGACAGCGTGATCCCGGCGGGTGACATCGCCAAGCAGTACCGCTACATGGCCCGCTGA